A part of Carettochelys insculpta isolate YL-2023 chromosome 1, ASM3395843v1, whole genome shotgun sequence genomic DNA contains:
- the LOC142002997 gene encoding olfactory receptor 51G2-like: protein MAAVNNTEFRSAVFLLTGIPGHEAIHVWISILFCLIYAISMVGNAVILFIIKTDPSLHEPMYIFLSMLAITDLGLSIATMPTTLGVFLFNSSEISLNTCFVQLFFIHSLSFIESSILLLMAFDRFIAIYNPLRYASIITLQRTAKMGLVCVMRGVAVVLPVPFLLKQFRYCQANVLSHSYCLHQDVMKMACSDTKVNSIYGLFIIVSTVGLDSLLIFLSYVMILKKVLSIASPVKSLRALNTCVSHLCAVLLFYIPMIGLSVIHRFGNSSSHLLQFLLGYVYLLVPPLMHPIVYSVKSKHLHVRIVRLFVK from the coding sequence ATGGCAGCTGTTAATAACACCGAATTCAGATCTGCAGTGTTCCTTCTCACTGGGATACCTGGGCATGAAGCCATCCATGTCTGGATTTCTATCCTTTTCTGCCTTATTTATGCTATTTCAATGGTGGGGAATGCAGTCATTCTATTCATTATCAAAACAGACCCAagtctccatgagcccatgtacattttcctttccatgttggccATCACTGACCTTGGCTTATCAATAGCCACCATGCCAACAACACTGGGTGTCTTCCTGTTTAATTCTAGTGAAATCAGTCTCAACACCTGCTTTGTCCAGCTCTTCTTCATCCATTCACTTTCATTTATTGAATCCTCCATACTCCTGTTGATGGCCTTTGACCGCTTCATTGCAATCTATAACCCCCTGAGATATGCTTCCATCATAACCCTGCAGAGAACAGCCAAGATGGGACTGGTGTGTGTGATGAGAGGGGTGGCTGTTGTATTGCCAGTCCCCTTTCTCCTGAAACAGTTCCGATACTGTCAAGCCAatgtcctctcccattcctactgcCTGCACCAGGATGTCATGAAGATGGCTTGTTCTGATACCAAAGTCAACAGTATCTATGGATTGTTCATAATAGTTTCCACAGTGGGGTTGGACTCACTGCTCATCTTCCTGTCGTATGTGATGATCCTCAAAAAGGTGCTCAGCATCGCATCCCCAGTGAAGAGTCTCAGGGCTCTGAACACCTGtgtctcccacctctgtgccGTCCTGCTCTTTTATATCCCAATGATTGGCCTGTCTGTGATACACAGATTTGGGAATAGCTCTTCTCACTTGTTGCAGTTTCTCCTGGGATATGTTTACCTTCTGGTCCCACCCCTCATGCACCCAATTGTGTACAGCGTGAAAAGCAAACATCTTCATGTGAGGATAGTCAGACTGTTTGTCAAGTGA